In Zingiber officinale cultivar Zhangliang chromosome 1A, Zo_v1.1, whole genome shotgun sequence, a genomic segment contains:
- the LOC122024786 gene encoding methyl-CpG-binding domain-containing protein 11-like translates to MAEQVEIKGVQVTPEKAAGEAEPNAVELTAPAGWTKKFVLNEDGTPRRNEILFISPTGEEIKSRRQLQQYLKAHPSSPSSAEFDWRTGDTPRRSARIREKAKAVEVPEDEKPKKRERKASSKKETKEKATEGDEASPVKEDITTEAKEDVSMQEVADVETKVDDDANKAIEEGDAVGESLNEKKETKEKATEGDEASPVKEDITTEVKEDVSMQEVADVATKVDDDANKAIEEGVAVGESLNEKKDPVLESNRSDENKTESSSENKEEATPRAEPIVSLPADDKNSKHDSEEAFTGKEKHDGDISTDNSKHEDAVLKELPSASCGDAQHLPKASPVNC, encoded by the exons ATGGCGGAGCAGGTGGAGATAAAGGGCGTACAGGTCACGCCGGAGAAGGCTGCGGGCGAGGCGGAGCCCAACGCCGTCGAGCTCACGGCGCCCGCGGGTTGGACCAAGAAG TTTGTGCTGAATGAGGATGGTACACCAAGAAGGAATGAGATCCTCTTCATATCACCAACTGGTGAGGAGATTAAAAGCAGGAGACAATTACAACAATACTTGAAGGCACACCCTAGCAGCCCATCTTCAGCTGAATTTGACTGGAGAACTG GTGACACCCCAAGACGCTCAGCAAGAATCAGGGAAAAAGCCAAGGCTGTGGAGGTCCcagaagatgaaaagcctaagaagCGAGAAAGAAAAGCAAGCTCAAAGAAAGAAACCAAGGAGAAGGCTACTGAAGGAGATGAAGCTTCTCCAGTGAAAGAGGACATCACCACAGAAGCTAAAGAGGATGTTTCGATGCAAGAAGTTGCTGATGTTGAAACTAAAGTTGATGATGATGCAAATAAAGCCATAGAGGAGGGTGATGCAGTTGGGGAATCActtaatgaaaagaaagaaaccaAGGAGAAGGCTACTGAAGGAGATGAAGCTTCTCCAGTGAAAGAGGACATCACCACAGAAGTTAAAGAGGATGTTTCGATGCAGGAAGTTGCTGATGTTGCAACTAAAGTTGATGATGATGCAAATAAAGCCATAGAGGAGGGTGTTGCAGTTGGGGAATCACTTAATGAAAAGAAAGATCCTGTCCTGGAAAGCAACAGAAGCGATGAAAATAAAACTGAGTCAAGTTCAGAGAATAAAGAAGAAGCAACACCTAGAGCTGAACCTATTGTATCTTTGCCAGCGGATGACAAAAACAGCAAACACGACTCTGAGGAGGCTTTTACAGGAAAGGAGAAACATGATGGAGATATTTCAACAGATAATAGCAAACACGAGGATGCAGTCCTGAAGGAACTCCCTTCAGCTAGTTGTGGCGATGCACAGCATCTGCCGAAAGCTTCTCCAGTTAATTGTTAA
- the LOC122003390 gene encoding zinc finger protein KNUCKLES-like, with the protein MSLSRGPLSFLCHCSSCKQLWILLSPEDSNVFLKRAAFLLGLTFCRCLPTNLFSLKKREEGGGGGTGDGKPAMESSASEPTDHSWLLSPSQSVDLSLTLGLSSALTASSRESSCRRLFPCLFCNKKFFKSQALGGHQNAHKKERSVGWNSDRHHLHPSSSAPFPIASHSCKPAPCSAGLPATRSAAPCFDSWFLASRETADLLNPRREPVLLSLDAASAAATAGSSAGEGRCNLDLALKLSSTR; encoded by the exons ATGAGTTTGTCTCGCGGTCCTCTCTCTTTCTTGTGTCACTGCAGCTCTTGCAAACAGCTCTGGATTTTGCTGTCGCCTGAGGATTCTAACGTCTTCCTCAAGAGGGCAGCTTTCTTGCTCg GATTGACGTTCTGCCGTTGTCTTCCCACAAATCTCTTCTCCCTTAAGAAGAGAGAAGAAGGAGGTGGAGGAGGAACAGGAGACGGTAAGCCTGCGATGGAATCTTCTGCCTCAGAGCCAACAGATCATTCATGGCTACTGTCGCCGTCACAAAGTGTGGATCTATCCCTCACGTTGGGACTGTCCTCGGCCCTCACGGCCAGCAGCCGCGAAAGCAGCTGCCGCAGGCTCTTCCCCTGCCTCTTCTGCAACAAGAAGTTCTTCAAGTCTCAGGCCCTCGGCGGCCACCAGAATGCGCACAAGAAGGAGAGGAGCGTCGGCTGGAACTCCGATCGCCACCACCTTCACCCCTCGTCCTCCGCTCCCTTCCCCATCGCATCGCACTCGTGCAAGCCTGCCCCCTGCTCGGCAGGCCTTCCGGCCACCAGAAGCGCCGCACCTTGTTTCGACAGCTGGTTCTTGGCGAGCAGAGAGACGGCTGACCTCCTGAATCCACGACGGGAGCCCGTCCTTCTCAGCTTGGACGCTGCTAGTGCTGCTGCTACTGCTGGTTCTTCGGCCGGCGAAGGTAGGTGCAACCTCGATCTCGCCCTGAAGCTCTCTTCTACGCGTTGA